One window of the Primulina eburnea isolate SZY01 chromosome 18, ASM2296580v1, whole genome shotgun sequence genome contains the following:
- the LOC140819975 gene encoding protein ENHANCED PSEUDOMONAS SUSCEPTIBILITY 1-like, whose translation MSKIEILCSSMVKMASTTVNNGNAAANSKLELTPWDLMPLLICPIQEGLLFHEYPNLHDQFKKTFVDHLKASLSRTLDFFPPLAGRLKTTKNDDGTSSFFVDCNNAGAEFTHASAPGVSVSDILDPIYVPETVYSFFTLVNISNLEGVSKPLLGVQVTELEDGFFIGCSMNHALVDGNSFWHFFNSWSEISRGFETISKIPVFERWFPEKINLPIHIPPLERRNMFSDVDSDQLLQRVFRFSKENIAKLKSRANDEAGTAKISSLQTLLAHIWRSVLRGRRNSSSINQNSENQEIHFFVPVGTRERIPLHNCYFGNASYGAIISSNEDHIFHHGLGYTAMKFHELVSQQTKEQAIKNLEDWAENPTIPSKRLSNNICVVSNSPRYDVYGNDFGWGKPIAVRSGISLKIDGRITVFPAADPGGIDAEAYLAEETLEAMANDAEFMEAVSI comes from the coding sequence ATGTCGAAAATCGAAATACTATGTTCATCCATGGTTAAGATGGCATCAACCACCGTAAACAATGGCAATGCAGCAGCCAATTCAAAGCTGGAGTTAACTCCATGGGATCTGATGCCGCTCTTAATCTGCCCGATTCAAGAAGGGTTACTCTTTCACGAATATCCCAACCTCCATGatcaattcaagaaaacctTCGTTGATCACCTCAAAGCTTCGCTTTCAAGAACATTAGACTTCTTCCCTCCCCTTGCGGGCCGATTAAAAACCACTAAGAACGACGATGGGACGAGCTCTTTCTTCGTAGACTGCAACAATGCTGGGGCTGAATTTACTCATGCAAGCGCTCCGGGTGTGTCGGTCTCCGACATCTTGGATCCAATCTACGTACCTGAGACTGTCTATTCGTTTTTCACACTTGTTAACATTTCCAATTTGGAAGGGGTTTCTAAGCCATTGCTCGGGGTGCAAGTAACAGAACTAGAAGACGGGTTTTTCATCGGTTGCTCCATGAATCATGCTCTGGTTGACGGGAATTCTTTCTGGCATTTCTTCAATTCTTGGTCTGAAATATCACGTGGTTTCGAAACTATATCGAAAATCCCCGTTTTCGAACGCTGGTTTCCGGAAAAAATCAATCTCCCAATCCATATTCCTCCATTGGAAAGGCGAAATATGTTCAGTGACGTTGATTCAGATCAATTGCTACAAAGGGTTTTTCGTTTTAGCAAAGAGAACATTGCTAAGCTCAAATCAAGGGCCAATGACGAAGCGGGCACGGCAAAAATATCCTCTTTACAAACTCTGTTAGCTCACATATGGCGATCCGTGCTGCGTGGGCGGCGTAACAGCAGCAGTATTAATCAAAACTCCGAGAACCAAGAAATTCACTTCTTCGTACCCGTTGGCACCAGAGAAAGAATACCTTTGCACAATTGTTACTTTGGAAACGCGAGTTATGGGGCAATAATCTCATCGAATGAGGACCATATCTTTCATCATGGCCTTGGATATACGGCGATGAAGTTCCACGAACTGGTAAGTCAACAAACTAAGGAACAAGCGATCAAAAACTTGGAAGATTGGGCGGAAAATCCTACGATACCGAGTAAGCGTCTGAGTAATAATATTTGTGTCGTAAGTAATTCGCCTAGGTACGATGTGTATGGGAATGATTTCGGATGGGGAAAACCAATCGCTGTGAGGAGTGGGATCAGCCTGAAAATTGATGGGAGGATCACAGTTTTCCCGGCAGCAGATCCCGGCGGCATCGATGCGGAAGCTTACTTGGCGGAGGAAACATTGGAGGCCATGGCGAATGATGCAGAGTTCATGGAAGCTGTTAGCATCTGA